CCCCCTCGCCTCGAACCGCGCCGACTTTCGCGTCGATATCATCCCCGAACGCGTGAAGGACGCGCCGGCGACTGTGGCGGAACTGGGCAAGCTGCTCGATCTCGACGAGGTGGAGCAGCGCGACCTCCTTGCCTCGATCGAGGAAGGCGCCGGGTTCTCGCCGGTCGAGGTGAAGAGCAGCATCGATTTCGACAAGTTCGCCGCTGTCAGCGTCCGCTTGCCGGAGCTGCCCGGTGTGATCCCCCAGCGCGGCTTTTCGCGATATTACCCGACGGGCCCCGCGGTGGGCCACCTGCTCGGCTATGTCGGCGTGGCCAACAAGGAAGAATTCGACGAGGCGGGCAAGGATCCCCTCCTCGTCACCCCAGGCTACCGCATCGGCAAGGATGGGCTCGAAAAGCAGTTCGAGGCACCCTTGCGCGGCGTACCGGGCGCGCGCCGCACCGAAGTGACGGCAAGCGGGCGCATCGTGCGCGATCTCGAAACGAGGGAGGACGTCCAGGGCGACGCGGTAAAGCTCGCCATCGACGGCCCCTTGCAGGATTATGCCGCCCGCCGCCTGGGCCTTGAATCCGGCAGCGTCGTGGTGATGGACTGCGAAAGCGGCGACATCGTCTGCATGGCTTCCATGCCCAGCTTCGATCCCAACAGTTTCTCGCAGGGGATCGGCAGCGTCGAATGGAAGATGCTGTCGGAAGACGACCACGTCCCGCTGCGCAACAAGGTGCTGAAGGGCCTCTACCCGCCCGGTTCCACAGTGAAGCCGATGCATTGCATGGCTTTCCTGCAGGCCGGGATCAAGCCGACCGAGACCATCGTGTGCGGTGGCGGCCGGCGCATCGGCAATCGCTTCTTCAATTGCTGGAGCAACCACGGCGTGGTCGACATGGCGAAAGCCATCTACCAGAGCTGCGACAGTTATTTCTACCACTTCGCCCAGCAGATCGGCTTCGATCCCATCGCGCAGATGGCGGAGACGACCGGCCTCGGCCAGGAATTCGACCTGCCGGTGGCCAGCCAGTTCTACGGCACGGTGCCCAACCCGGCGTGGAAGGAAAAGAAGTACGGCGATCCCTGGCGTTCATACGACACGGTCAATTCCTCGATCGGGCAGGGTTATTACCTCGTCAATCCGCTGCAGCTGGCGGTGATGAGTTCGCGCCTGGCAACCGGAAAGATGCTGGTGCCCCGTCTCGTAGTCGGCCGGGAAAAGCCCAAACCGCGCAGTTTCGCCTGGGACGCCGAGCATATCCGGGTCGTGCGCGAGGCCATGAGTGACGTCGTGAACGGGCCCGGGACCGCCGGTCGTGCTCGCCTGCCGCTCGATAATATCCAGATGGCGGGAAAGACCGGAACGGCGCAGGTCGTCTCGCTCAGCGTGTCGGACGGCAAGTCCGGTCCATGGAAATATCGCGACCACGGGTTGTTCGTATTCTTCGCCCCGGTCGAGAAGCCCCGCTATGCAGGCGCCGTGGTCATCGAGCACGGTGGCGGTTCCAGCGCGGCCTATCCTATCGCCAGGGATGTGATGACGTATCTGTTCGACCCGCAAAAGGCGCTCGAACAATTGTACGCATTCGAGAACGAATGGGGCGGCAAGCCCGGCGAACGGCAGCTGAGAAAGTACCGCACCTATGCCGAGGCCGCCGGGGTCGACGTGCCCCGCGCACCGCAGGACATTGCCGCCTTCGCGGCCCGTGTCGATGCGGAAGCGCGCGCCCGCGTGGTCACGGCCGTTGAAGAGGACGCGCAGAGCACCGCCCGCCCATCCCGCGACGGGAGCCCCGATTCGCGATGAGCGCGTCGATCATTCCCGATCCCATAGCGCGCCAGCCTTGGCGCCTGCTCCTGCCGCTGTTCGCCATCGTCGCGCTTGGCGGCGCGGTGCTGTATTCGGCTGCCGGCGGCAGCCTCGACCCCTACGCATCGCGTCATTTCCTGCGCTTCGCCGTGTTCATGGCGATGGCGCTGGTGATGACCCGCTTCCCGCGCGACCTGGTCAAGATGTCCGCTTACCCGCTCTACGGGCTGACGCTGATCCTGCTGCTGGGCGTCGAATTGCTTGGCGCGATGGGTGGCGGGAGCCAGCGCTGGCTGGAACTTGGCTTCCTGCGCCTGCAGCCGTCCGAACTGATGAAGCCGATCATCGTGCTGGTGCTGGCGCGATATTACGAGACGCTGCCCGCCTCGATGACGCAGGAATGGCGTGCATTGCTTCCCGCCGCCGGCCTGATCGGCGCGCCGATGGCGCTGGTGCTGATGCAGCCCGATCTCGGCACCTCTCTCGCAATCGCGTTCGGCGGTGCCTGCGTGATGTTCTTCGCCGGCTTGCCGATGCGCTGGTTTGTCTACAGCGGTGCCGCAGCGGCGGTCATTGCACCGCTCGCCTTCTTCTTCGGGCTGAAGCCCTACCAGCAGAGCCGCGTGACCACCTTCCTTTCGCCCGAAAGCGATCCCCTGGGCGAAGGGTACCAGATAACCCAGTCGAAGATCGCCATCGGTTCGGGCGGGCTGACCGGGAAGGGTTTCGGCAACGGCTCCCAAAGCCACCTCGACTATCTGCCGGAACCGCACACCGACTTCGTGTTCGCGACGATGGCGGAGGAATGGGGACTGCTCGGCGGCGTGTTCGTGATCGTTGCCTTTGCCATCATCCTCAACTGGGGCCTGACCGTGGCGCGCGACGCGCAGGACCGGTTCTCGCAATTGCTGGCGGGCGGCATGGTCGTGACGATCTTCTTCTACATTGCGATCAACCTGATGATGGTGATGGGCCTCGCCCCGGTGGTCGGGATCCCGCTGCCCTTCATGAGCCACGGCGGATCGTCCATGCTGACGAACATGATCTGCATCGGCGTGCTGATGATGATCCACCGCTGGAACCGCAGCGGCCCAAGGCGGATGCGCTAGGGTTCGACCAGCCGCAGTTTAAGTGCCTTCACTGTCGCACCCACCCGGTCGGCCGTATCGAACTTCGAGTAGATACGCTGTGTGTAGGTACGCACGGTCTCGGGCGAGATCGACAGGATTGCGCAGATGTCCACGGTCGATTTGCCGCGGACGATCCATTGTAGCACCTCGGTCTCTCTTTCGGAGAGCGTTGGTGCCTTTTGTTCGCGATCAAGCAGGACGCACAGCCGCTGGTGCGCGATCTGGTGGATCAGCCGTACATCGAGCAACAGCATCCTGTCGCCTTCCCGATCCATCGGGCGACCGAAATCACATGAGGCATAGGCATTGCGGGAGTGCGGACCGTAAAGCGGCAGGCCGAAGCCATGCACCAGCCCGTGCGCCTGCATCGCCTCGGCGTAACGACTGGTCCCTTCGAGTTCGGCGCATGCAGCCAGCGCCTCGCGCCAATAGGTGAGCCGAGCCATCTTGAAGGTGTAAGTCGGGATAGGGTCGATCATCCGCAATCCTGTGTCCCGATAAAGGGCCAGCCATGCGGCGGGAAAACCTTCCGCGTAGATCATGGTGTTATCGGAGGTCGGACCATCGAAAACGGGCGTGAAATGGTAGCTCTGCCGGATGATGCCGCGTTCTGACGACCAAGCGCGAACCGTCGCCAGGACCTCGGCGATGTCCTCCATGGCCTCGATCCGGCCATGAATTTCAGCATTGCCTGTCAGATGCGGCTCCGTTTGTCCCCCGATTGCGGGACTTGTTGAATAGCTCCAACAATCATAAACCAATCGGCCCTGCGGGTGAAGTTCAAGGCCCCAGTGCGAGGCATGGACCGCTGTGCAGTCCGGGCGCTTGCAAACCATGACCGGAATTCTTTCGCGAGTAGAATGCCTTGCAGCAATCGCAGAAGGTGCGCGAGCACTTGCCGCTACAAGAAGTATGAAGACCACCATTCGAAATATCGCCCTGCGAGCGCGTGATGCGGTGCGCCGCGGCAAGCAGAAGCGTCGCCTCGACCGGTTGAGCGATGATGCCTCGCGCCTGGCCGTCCTGCTGACCGAGCACGGCACCGAGCACGTGCCCCTGCGGGTGCGTGACATTCACCTCCTTGCCGATATTCGTCAGGGCGATGTGCTCAAGGCGTTGAAAGAACTGCAGGACGGGGGCTTCATCCGCGTCGAAGAGGAAATGCACGATCCGCTCGCTTCGCGCATTCGCATGGACGGCTGAGAGCCGTCCGCCAATAACCCCCTTGTCATTTCGGCGAGGCTGACTAAATGCAGCGCCTCCCGCGAATCGCCGAAGGCATTCCGGGCCTGCGGAGTACCGCCCGTGTGGACGCATAGCTCAGTTGGTAGAGCAGCTGACTCTTAATCAGCGGGTCCTAGGTTCGAGCCCTAGTGCGTCCACCACCTTTTCAAGCACTTAGCTCTAGTTTGCTTTCGACCTGAAATGCCGTAGCAACCACATAGCAACCACCGTGCAGAGTAATGCAGCGCATTACCGATATGGGTGGAATTGTGTTTGCAGGAGACGGCCAGTGCAGATCCAAAACCTTCCCACGCTACTCGAAATGATCAATCAGCTGATCGACCAATGCCAATCGACTGCGCCTGAAAAGCTCAGCATTGTGACGGGACCCAGGGAGGCCGACGTCGAGAACTTGTTGGAGTTTGGCGTCTATCCGCCAACTGATCGGACGTCTGTGCCGCGGCGAGCCCTCCTCGCCATTGGCCAAACGCTGGGGGCTGTCGGCGGCATCGATCTTATGAAGCAGGTCTTCGATGCTTATAAAGCCAAGCATGGGCCTCGACGTGCCGCTAAACTGAGCAAGCGTTGGGACACTGCGGCCGGCATCTGGTACGACTGAGGCATCTCCAGATTGAGCGGGTAATTTTGGCGTTTTGCAAAATGTGGCCTTTGCACACTTTGGCCACTTTACGCGCCTGCCAGAGCGTGGTTTGCGTTCCCACGTGTCCCCCGTCAGCACCTATGGCACAGGATTGAGGTTGTGATTTAAGGAGGATTTGGGCTTCGTCGTAGTGACGAAGGAACGAAGATGAAGCCCAAATCCTCAAGATCCAAAAAGCCTGCCGAGCAGGTGGTCAAGGACATCCGCCGCAAGACCCGTCGACATTTTTCTGCCGAAGACAAGATCCGGATTGTGCTCGATGGTCTACGAGGCGATGACTCCATCGCCGAGCTTTGCCGCAGGGAAGGCATCGCCCAGAGCTTGTATTACACTTGGTCCAAGGAGTTCATGGAAGCGGGCAAGCGCCGTCTGGCTGGCGATACGGCTCGTGCCGCGACGACCGACGAGGTGAAGGACCTGCGCCGCGAGGCACGCGATCTGAAGGAGTGTGTGGCTGACCTCACTTTGGAGAACCGGCTGCTCAAAAAAAGCATGATCGCGGATGGGGGAGACGAAGAAGGAGATATCCCGCATCCGAGAAGCTGGAGATCATCAAGATCGTCGAGCAGTCGCATCTGCCCGCCAAGCGCACGTTGGATCAGCTGGGCGTGGCACGGCGAACCTTCTACCGCTGGTATGATCGTTACCTTGAAGGCGGGCCGGAGGCACTGGCAGACAGGCCATCAGCGCCGAGCCGGGTGTGGAACCGCATCGGCGACGATATCCAGGACCAGATCGTCGAGATGGCGCTGGAGCATAGCGAGCTATCCCCCCGCGAACTGGCAGTACGCTTCACCGATGAGAAGCGCTACTTCGTCTCCGAGGCCACGGTCTACCGGCTGCTCAAGGCCCATGATCTGATCACCTCCTGAGCTTGTCGAAGGGCCGGCCTACACCGTGATCAAGGCAGCTGATCAGTTCCACACCCAGACAACACGTCCGAACGAGGTGTGGCAGACCGACTTCACCTACTTCAAGATCATCGGATGGGGCTGGGTCTATCTCTCGACCGTGCTTGACGATTACTCGCGCTACATCATCGCTTGGAAGTTGTGCACGACGATGAAGGCCGAGGACGTCACCGAGACGCTCGACATGGCGCTGGAAGCCTCAGGCTGCGACCATGCCAACGTGCTGCACAGGCCGCGCCTTCTCAGCGACAACGGCCCGAGTTACATCGCCGGAGAGCTGGCCGAATACATCGAGGCGAACAAGATGAGCCATGTGCGCGGCGCACCCTTCCATCCGCAGACCCAGGGCAAGATCGAACGCTGGCACCAGACGCTCAAGAACCGCGTGTTGCTGGAGAACTACTTCCTGCCCGGAGATCTCGAACAGCAGATCGAGGCCTTCGTCGAGCACTACAACCACCAGCGCTATCACGAGAGCCTCGACAACGTGACGCCCGCCGATGCCTACTTCGGCAGGGCGCCTGCCATCATCAAGCGAAGAGAAAGGATCAAACGACAGACACTCGAACATCGGCGCTTGCAACACCGCAAGCTCGCCGCCTAAATATCAACCCCAGACGAGGCCCACACTCCGCAAGCCTACACCGCGAGTTGTGCCAAATGTTCTGACGACAGACAGATCAGCGCGGCGGGACTATTGATCTCGAACAGGCTCTTGCCACCCAAGGCCCAGCGACTTCTGCAGCGCAATCCACGACAGCGTAAGGGCGCCTCTTGCCCGGACGAGGTCTCCTGAGGCCTGCTGCTGTTCTCGCAGGGCCCGGTTGAGGTCAGCCTTCGAGATCGCTCCTGCGGCAAAACGTTGGCGGTTCAGGTCTGCCGCGACGTCAGCCTGCTTCTTGATTTGCATACTGGCAGCGAGCGCAACACGCTGCTGGCCGA
This sequence is a window from Alteriqipengyuania flavescens. Protein-coding genes within it:
- the mrdA gene encoding penicillin-binding protein 2, which produces MFRNPVRRVTSQTLGNTLERRTFLIGSIQAGIGTLLAGRMAYIAVAENERYAVLAESNRVNLSLIPPRRGWILDRNGAPLASNRADFRVDIIPERVKDAPATVAELGKLLDLDEVEQRDLLASIEEGAGFSPVEVKSSIDFDKFAAVSVRLPELPGVIPQRGFSRYYPTGPAVGHLLGYVGVANKEEFDEAGKDPLLVTPGYRIGKDGLEKQFEAPLRGVPGARRTEVTASGRIVRDLETREDVQGDAVKLAIDGPLQDYAARRLGLESGSVVVMDCESGDIVCMASMPSFDPNSFSQGIGSVEWKMLSEDDHVPLRNKVLKGLYPPGSTVKPMHCMAFLQAGIKPTETIVCGGGRRIGNRFFNCWSNHGVVDMAKAIYQSCDSYFYHFAQQIGFDPIAQMAETTGLGQEFDLPVASQFYGTVPNPAWKEKKYGDPWRSYDTVNSSIGQGYYLVNPLQLAVMSSRLATGKMLVPRLVVGREKPKPRSFAWDAEHIRVVREAMSDVVNGPGTAGRARLPLDNIQMAGKTGTAQVVSLSVSDGKSGPWKYRDHGLFVFFAPVEKPRYAGAVVIEHGGGSSAAYPIARDVMTYLFDPQKALEQLYAFENEWGGKPGERQLRKYRTYAEAAGVDVPRAPQDIAAFAARVDAEARARVVTAVEEDAQSTARPSRDGSPDSR
- a CDS encoding helix-turn-helix transcriptional regulator; translation: MEDIAEVLATVRAWSSERGIIRQSYHFTPVFDGPTSDNTMIYAEGFPAAWLALYRDTGLRMIDPIPTYTFKMARLTYWREALAACAELEGTSRYAEAMQAHGLVHGFGLPLYGPHSRNAYASCDFGRPMDREGDRMLLLDVRLIHQIAHQRLCVLLDREQKAPTLSERETEVLQWIVRGKSTVDICAILSISPETVRTYTQRIYSKFDTADRVGATVKALKLRLVEP
- the rodA gene encoding rod shape-determining protein RodA, coding for MSASIIPDPIARQPWRLLLPLFAIVALGGAVLYSAAGGSLDPYASRHFLRFAVFMAMALVMTRFPRDLVKMSAYPLYGLTLILLLGVELLGAMGGGSQRWLELGFLRLQPSELMKPIIVLVLARYYETLPASMTQEWRALLPAAGLIGAPMALVLMQPDLGTSLAIAFGGACVMFFAGLPMRWFVYSGAAAAVIAPLAFFFGLKPYQQSRVTTFLSPESDPLGEGYQITQSKIAIGSGGLTGKGFGNGSQSHLDYLPEPHTDFVFATMAEEWGLLGGVFVIVAFAIILNWGLTVARDAQDRFSQLLAGGMVVTIFFYIAINLMMVMGLAPVVGIPLPFMSHGGSSMLTNMICIGVLMMIHRWNRSGPRRMR